The stretch of DNA GTAAGCGTTGACAGGGCTTGCTTAACGCTTTGCAAACAGCCGGGCCGCTCATGCGCCGCAGCGCAAGATGAATTCTGTTCTTGCGCTCAGGAACCAGTTCCTTCGGTTGCGCGTTATTGGTTTGGCATCATGCCCAAGGCACGGCGTCCATGCGTCCGGAAAAGGCACTCTTCAATGCGCTGTTGACCCATTTCTTGATGGGCGTGGCGCTTGGGCTATCGCTGGTCCTGCTGCTCAGCCTGATCGATTCCTTTCATGTCAGGGATCTCGTTGCAAAAAGCAGCGCGCCTGTTCAGACCACGGTGATGCTGGTCACGACCTACGGGTTGATGTTCGGCATCGGCGCGGCGCTGACCGGCCTGGTGCTGACGCTGGAAGACGAGAGCTGAAGCTGAGGCGGTCTGCCTGATCAACGGCGCAGGCGGGCGATCGTGCCGGCGACGATCTGCATGGCGACGCCGACCACCCATCCGGCCATGATCATCGATATCCATGCCAAATGCGGATCGTGGCGCAGTACGATCACGCCGACGCAAGCGAAAGCCGAGAAGGCCGCGAGGAAGGTGCCGATTGCGCTGAGCAGTTCCGGCGTATCGATGTTGCCGACCCAGGCGCCATCGGTGGGCCGGCCGCTCGATGTCGTTAAGGGCAATGGCGGCGTATCGATACCGAGATAAAAGCCAACGGCGCCGCCGATCATCATCAGGAGCAGGAAGGCCTGATTGGTGAGCGCAGAATGGCTCGTGCCCACCAGCGCCGCCACAAACAACCCGCCCGCTGCGCCGGCCATGGCGAGCCCAAGGCGTTCGAGAACGTGGGCGATTTTTCGAACGCGGGTTTGCATGGGCGGTGCCCGCCGGTTACGAAGCAAAGTTAGGACGATTTTGGACGAGGTGAAAGCAACCTAGCGGTGCAGGTGGTGCTGAATTGATACAGCGCAAGGGGGTGAGGCGTAGTGTAGACTTTGTCTCAAGCTGGAAGGGAATAGCGAGGCCTGACCCGATGTGATTGCGCCTGGATCTGCTTGTTCTCTTGGCCGCGACCTCACTGCGCGAACCAAAGCAGGCAAATCGTTCCAGTTCAGCCGCACGATCGCCAATCAGCCAACGGTCGCACAGCTTGAGGATTTCACCGGCGTCTTTCGCAGCGACGAAATCGACCCGCCGTATGAAGTGAAGGGCGGTCATCTGGTCGTGCGATCGAAGGTGGCGGACCTGCCGCTGCTTCCCGTCACGACTGACCTGTTCGTGAACGGGCAGAATCGCATTCGGTTTACACGCAATGCCGAGGGGCATGTTTCGGGTGCGTTACTGAGCACTGGCAGGATCCGCAACTTTGAGCGATTGGCGAGGTAGCAAGCTCGCCTCAATCCCCCTTTTGCTGCGTGCTGATGAATCCGAGGCCGAGATGAGATAAGAGGTGGATGCCCGGGACATCCAGCGCGAGGACGCGCTCCGCGCTTTTTGTTCGGGCATGACGACATCCCTCGAAAGGGGTACCCGATATGAGCCTGTTCAACCATCCATTCGACCCTGCGCGCGAGGCGGCGCTCGTCACCGGCGCGGGCAACGGGATCGGCCGCGCGATCGCGCAAGCCCTGGTCGGCGAGGGCGTGCGCACGGTGTTTGCCGATGTGAACCGGGACACGGTGACGGCGGCCATCAAGGCTTCGGCCCGGCCGGAACTGGCGGTGCCCTGGGTCGGCGACCTCGCCGATGCCGCGGCGCGCGATGGGCTGCTGGCGGAGGCAGCCAGCGCGCTGGGGCGCGTGACGCATTTCGTGCACAGCGCCTCGCCGCCGCGGCGCGAGACCGATCACGCGCTTGGCGTCAGCACGGAGATATGGGCGCAGATGCATGCGGTGAATCTTGAAGCCGGATTCCATCTCTCGCGCGAACTGGCGCGAGGGCTGATCGCCGGCAAAGCGCCCGGCTCGTTCCTGCTGCTTACCTCGCTGCATGCCGGCACACCGCGCAACCTGCCGCACTACTCGACGTCGAAGGCAGGGCTTTCGATGCTGGTGAAGGAGCTGGCCAAGACGTTCGGCCGCTTCAATATCCGCGTCAACGCGCTGGTGCCCGGCGCGATCGCGGCCGGCGGCTTCGTCGCCGACCCCGCGCTCGCAAGACACATTCCGCTCGGCCGGCTCGGCCAGGCCACCGACCTTGCGCCGCTGGCGTTGGCGGTGCTGTCAAACCGGATCTCGGCCTACGTCACGGGCGCCGCGATCGTGATCGACGGCGGCCTGTCGCTGACGAACTGGTTCGAGCCGCCGGAGTTAGGGGATCTGTAGGGATGCAGGGCGGATTGTGACGCAGTAAGACTAATGCGCCCTACGACTGCGGATTAAGCGCCGCGTGCTTCGCGTGCCATTTTGGGCCGGGGCCGCGCATGTAGTGCAGCTCGGGGCGGTAGGGGTTGCGGGCAAGATCGACCAGCCTGTGCCAATGGATTACGATCTCTGCCAGGCGTCGGAGCAGTTGCATGGCCAGCATGGCGACCTCTCTCAATGCAGCTTGCCGAGCATGGACGAAAACGGCAGGTCGAAGATTTCGTCGTTGAGATCGTCGCTGACATGCAGCGTCCAGTCGCGCCAGTCTTCCGGACCCTCTGCCATTATCAGCGACTGCACGACGCGGGCGGCGTGGTCGCGCACCTCGGCCAGGTTTCCGACGGCGGTGCCGCGCTGGTCGATGCATACGCCTTCGGAATTGGAGTAGTGGAAATAGACTCTTGCCATGTCCGACTCCCGCGATTGCGATTCACGCTGAAAATACCAGTCGTAAGACCGACTTGATATTCGGGGAGATTGCGGACGGGATATTACGGGGCCCGCAGGTGGAACCGCGTGATCCCCAAATTTGGCCGAAAATTATCCGTCTCGGCGGGAGGAACGAGACTTTCGGTTCGGCAGTTTTCACGAGCAAGCTGCGACGAAGCGAAACGCTGCGGCATGGACTGGTGGAACCCCTGGGAGAGCGACATGATGTCGGAAATGCAGATCCATACGATTGCGCGCCAAATGATGGAGAAGCACGGCCTCACCGCGATCGCGCAAGCCGCGCACAATGCACAGGATTGCGAGAGCAAGGGCGATGTCGAGGAAGCCACCGAGTGGCGTCATATCGAGGACGCCATGAAGATGATGCGGGGACCGCACCAGAGTTAAGTTCCGCGCGAAACCGAAGGCCTGATGGAGCCAGTGGGGCGCGCGAATGCGCGCCCGGCGACGGGCGCCATTGCGCCCGCACTGTGGCGACGAGCGCAATAGCGCTCGCACTGTAGCGACGAGCGCTATTGCGCTCGCACTGGTGATAACGTGGAATCCGGCTTGCTACCGCAGCGGCATCGGCGGGCGCACCACCGGCTCGCCATCATCGGAAATCGTTTGCTTGGGCGGCGCAGGCGGCAACGGCGCGGCGGCCTGCGCCGGCGGGAGCGGTGCAGCGGGAGCGGCGGCAATCGGCGCGGGCGAATAGGACGGCGAATAGGAATAGGCCGGCTTCGGCTTGCGTACCGGCGGCGGAGCGGCCGGCCGCGACGGAGGCGGCGTCAGCGCCGACACCCTGGGCCGCAGGTTCTGCTCGGCAGGCCTGGTTTCGGCCGCTTTGGCCTCCGTAGCTTTGGCAAGCTCACGCGACATTTGGGCCTGGCTCGTCTTGAGCTGCGCGATGGTGGCTTTCAGCTCGTCGACCTGCTGGCCCATCGTGGCGAGATCCTGTGCCATCGATTGCAATTGGGTCGACTCAGCTGAAGGAGCGGCCGCGGCAGTGACGGTGGGTTCGGGCTGCGCCGGCGCCGGCGCTGCCGCTGCCGCCGGTGGCGCGGCGGCCTGATCTGTTGCAGCGGCCTCGGTGGCCGGAGCGCTCGGCTGCTCCGCGACGGCGGGCATGGTTGCCGATGGCAATGCAGCCAGCACGAAGGGCGGTGCCCACTCGAGGGCCATCGCCTTCGCTTGATCGCCATAGTGCTGCCATCCGGCGGCGGCGATGGCGCCGCACAGGCCCAAGAGCGCCATGATTACGCGCTTCGTCCATTTGGCCATCGGCCGTTCGCCGGGGAGCTTGAGACCATCCACCTTGATTTCGCCCGGCCTGATATTCTCGATCGGGATATCGCGGTTGACTTGGATATCGCGCGCGTCCGGTGCGCGAAACGTCGGTTCGGCTTGCGGGGTCGGCGCGCCGACCGAAACCGGGGACGCGACGTGAATTTGCGGCGCGGCTGGCGCTGCGGCCGGATCATGCGCCAGCGGCGGCGCTTTCTCGGCATGCGGCGCCTTTTCGGCATGCGCGGCCAGTAGCGTTTCGATCGCAAAGACGTCGTGCGGATCGGTGTCTTTCAGCGTTGGCGTGGATTGCATTGGCGGTCCCTTGCTCAGTCCAATGTCACCCGCATCGGGCGGCGAGCATGCTTTGCGGCGTCGGAAAACGTGCCCAGAAAGCCTTGTCCAGCCGCCACACGGCCAGCGAGGTTTGACCAAAGCAAGGCGATCTCGTGAAGAGGTTGGGGCCGTGGGTTCCGGGTGCTGGAACCGGAGCGCAAAGATCATATCTGCGCATGACCAATCACGGGGGGATTTTGCATGCCATTTGCCGTTCATCGCGGGCACAGGATTCATTACACGGTGGAGGGCGAAGGGCCGCTGGTCGTGCTGCAGCACGGTATGCTGATGGACGCCAGTGTGTGGAAGCAGGGCGGATTCGTCGATGCGCTGACCGACAGATACCGCGTGGCGTGCGTGGACTCACTCGGCCACGGGGTGAGCGACAAGCCGCCGGACGCCGATCGCTACCGTCAGGAGCCGCGGGCCGGCGATATCGTCGCCGTGATCGATGATCTCCACTGCGCCCGCGCCCATCTGGTCGGACATTCGATGGGGGCGTGGCTCGGCGTCGGCGTCGCGAAATATTACCCCGAACGGCTCTCGTCGCTGGTGCTCGGCGGCTGGGACGTCCTGAACGGCCTGCCGTCGACCAGCCAGGGGCCGCTGCGGTTCGACGCCTTCATGAAATTCGCGCGGCTGACCGCGCCGCATTTGACCCGATCGGTCACGACGGAATCGGAGCCCGGCCTACGGGCCTGCTTTGACGCGCTCGGCCAACTCGATGGCGCCGGAAAAGCCGTGCTGGAATCCGGTTGCCACGTGATGATCTGGGAGGGACAGGACGATCCCGCGCACCCGCGACGCAAGGCGTTCGCCGATGCCAACAGCCTGCGTTTCCTGTCGACGGCCGGAGATCACCTTGGAATGGTGCTCACGCATGGCGTGGAAAGCGCGAAGGGAATAAGGGATTTTCTGGATCTGGCGCCGGGCGCGCGGCTGGCCGCGTCTTAGAGGGCAATTCCTGCGATATCAGCGCGATGCCTGGCGTGCCATTTCGGGCCGGGGCCGCGCATATAGTGGCGCTCGGGACGATAGGGGTCGCGGGCGCGCTCGATCAGGCGGTGGCAGCGCGCCACGATCGCGTCGAGGCGGCGGAGCAGCGGCATGAAGGGCGGTCGCGTCGGCAGCATGGCAATCTCTCAGTGCGGCTTGCCGAGGACGAAGGCGAACGGCAGAACGAAGATCTCATCGTCGAAATCGTCGTTCACGTGCACGACCCAGTCGCGCCAGTCCTCCGCGTCGCGTCCCATGATCAGCGACCGGACGATGCAGGCGGCGCGGTCTCGCGCCTCGGCGAGGTCGCTCACCGCTTCGCCGGATCGATCGAGCCGGACTTCCCGGGAGTTCGAGCAGTGGAAATAGACTTGCGTCATGTTGGCCTCCTGTAAGCGAAGCTGCTCTTATTGGTACGAAGCTAGCGCCAGAAGGTTCTGCCCATCCGTGATGCACCTCACATCCGGTCGTTAAGATTTTATTAATGCTGTAGTGGTCAAACTTTAGGCATGGAATCGCAGCGGAACCGGACCTCCCGAGCCGGCAGTTGCAAGAGAAGGCCGGCGGCGTAATGCCCGCCGGCCTTTTCTCTTGCCGGCGACATGGCTGAAATCACGGCGCTGTGAATCGACTGCCGGAACAAGCATCTCGTCTCGTCCGTTCGCTCTTCATATGCAATGGAGAGTGAGCAATGACGAAACTGACACTGCTTGGCGCGGC from Bradyrhizobium sp. AZCC 1693 encodes:
- a CDS encoding SDR family NAD(P)-dependent oxidoreductase, which encodes MSLFNHPFDPAREAALVTGAGNGIGRAIAQALVGEGVRTVFADVNRDTVTAAIKASARPELAVPWVGDLADAAARDGLLAEAASALGRVTHFVHSASPPRRETDHALGVSTEIWAQMHAVNLEAGFHLSRELARGLIAGKAPGSFLLLTSLHAGTPRNLPHYSTSKAGLSMLVKELAKTFGRFNIRVNALVPGAIAAGGFVADPALARHIPLGRLGQATDLAPLALAVLSNRISAYVTGAAIVIDGGLSLTNWFEPPELGDL
- a CDS encoding DUF6894 family protein; protein product: MARVYFHYSNSEGVCIDQRGTAVGNLAEVRDHAARVVQSLIMAEGPEDWRDWTLHVSDDLNDEIFDLPFSSMLGKLH
- a CDS encoding DUF6894 family protein; its protein translation is MTQVYFHCSNSREVRLDRSGEAVSDLAEARDRAACIVRSLIMGRDAEDWRDWVVHVNDDFDDEIFVLPFAFVLGKPH
- a CDS encoding alpha/beta fold hydrolase; this translates as MPFAVHRGHRIHYTVEGEGPLVVLQHGMLMDASVWKQGGFVDALTDRYRVACVDSLGHGVSDKPPDADRYRQEPRAGDIVAVIDDLHCARAHLVGHSMGAWLGVGVAKYYPERLSSLVLGGWDVLNGLPSTSQGPLRFDAFMKFARLTAPHLTRSVTTESEPGLRACFDALGQLDGAGKAVLESGCHVMIWEGQDDPAHPRRKAFADANSLRFLSTAGDHLGMVLTHGVESAKGIRDFLDLAPGARLAAS